Within Thermus sp. CCB_US3_UF1, the genomic segment AGGGGGCCATGCTCACCCACCGCAACCTCTCCACCAACGCCCTGCAGGTGCGGGCCTGGATCCCCGATTTCCGCGAGGGGGAAGAGGTGGTCCTGGGGGCCATTCCCTTCTTCCACGTCTACGGCATGACCGTAGCCATGAACCTGGCCCTGCTGGGAGCGGCCAAGCTGGTCCTCTTGCCCCGGCCGGAGATCAAGCCCATCGTGGAGGCCATTGAAAAGCACGGGGTCACCCTCTTCCCTGGGGTGCCCACCCTCTACGTAGCCTTCAACAACTTCCCCGGGATTGAGGGGAGGAGCCTGAAGAGCATCCGCGCCTGCATCTCGGGCTCAGCCCCCTTGCCCCTCGAGGTGGCGGAGCGCTTTGAGAAGCTGACCGGGGCCAAGCTGGTGGAAGGCTACGGCCTCACCGAGGCCAGCCCCGTCACCCATTGCAACCCCCTCTACGGCCCCCGCAAGCTGGGAAGCGTGGGCCTTCCCTTCCCCGGGGTGGAGGCCAAGGTGGTGGACGAGGAGGGCAAGGAACTCCCCCCAGGCGAGGTGGGCGAACTCATCCTCAAAGGCCCCAACGTCATGAAAGGCTACTGGAACCGCCCAGAAGAGTCCCAAAAAACCCTCAAAGATGGCTGGCTCTTCACCGGCGACCTCGCCAAAATGGACCCCGATGGCTACTTCTACATCGTAGACCGCAAAAAAGACATGATCATCGCCGGCGGCTACAACATCTACCCCCGTGAAGTAGAAGAAGTCCTCTACCAGCACCCAGCCGTCCAAGAAGCCGCCGTCGTCGGCGTCCCAGACCCCTACCGCGGCGAAACCGTGGCCGCCTTCATCGTCCTCAAAGACGAGTACAAAGGCAAAGTCTCCGAAAAAGACATCGAAACCTTCTGCCGCCAAAACCTCGCCGCCTACAAGGTCCCCCGCATCCTCCAGTTCCGCGACACCCTACCCAAGTCCAGCGTGGGGAAGATCCTGAAGCGGGAGCTAGCCAAGGAGGTGCCCCGCCGGGCCTGAGCCGGCCTTGGACCCCACCCCCAGGGGCCCTCCACCCCGGGGGCCGCTTTACATTTCCTTGCTCAAGTTATATGCTTAAGGCAAAGGGGGTGAAGGTATGAGCGCCACTGGCCTGGAGGTGTTTGACACCACCTTACACAAAACGCATGCCTGGCTGAAGGCCATCATGGAGGCCTTGGGCCTCGAGGACCGGCACCGGGCCTACATGGCCCTGCGGGCGGTGCTCCATGCCCTGCGGGACCGCCTGCCCGTGGAAGAGGTGGCCCAGCTGGGGGCCGAGCTGCCCATGCTGGTCCGGGGGCTTTACTACGAGGGCTGGGACCCCACGGGCAAACCCCTGAAGGAACGCCACAAGGAGGAGTTTCTGGCCCACGTGGCCCGGGAGCTCCGGACCCCTTCCGGCCCAGCCCTGGACCCAGAGGCCGCGGCCCGGGCCGTGTTCCAGGTCCTGGCGCAAAAGGTAAGCGAGGGAGAGATCCGGGACGTGCAAAACCTTTTGCCCAAGGAGCTGCGCGAGCTCTGGCCCCGTTAGTCCAGCACGAAGCGGTCCTCGGTTTCGTGCAGGCGCACCCGGTGGACGATGCGCTGGTCCTGGCCCCCCTCTCCGGTCATGGCCACCACGGTCACGTAGGGCCGCAAGGGGCTTCTTAGCACCTTCTTGGTGAGGGTTTCCTCCACCTGGAAGATGCCGGCGGAGTTGTTCATGGTCACCTGGATCTCCACCGGCACCTTTTCCCCCTTGAGGATGCGCACCTCGTCCACCGCCAAGGCGCTGATGGAGTGGATGTCTATGCTCCCCAGGGCAAAGGCCTTGCGGCCCCGGCCCTTGGTGATATCGGTGCCGTCGGCCACGGCGGTCACCCCCGCCTCCACCGTGAGGGGTTCGGGGTTCAGGTCGTGGCTGTGGATGCCGTGGAGGATGAGGGCGCGAAGGGCCGTCCTTTGCTCGGGGTCCGGGTAGATCTTCTCCAGAATGCGGTTGAGGATGGGAAGGGCCAGGGTAACGCCGAAGGCCTCGTGGTGTTCCCGGTGCACCTGGTTGCCCAGGTCGTGGAGCATGGTGGAGAGGAGGACCACCACGTAGGCATCCTCCAGCTCCCCCGCCCCAGACTCCAGGGTGTCCAGCCGTACCCCCGCCTCGGCCAGAAGGCCGAGGATGGCCACGCTGGCCGCCCCGGTGAGGAGGGCGTGGACCCGGCCATGGTCGTTGTAGCCCAGCTTGCGCATGGTGAGGTAGTTGGCCATGTTCCAGCCTGCCCGGGCCTCCGGGTCCTGGATGAGAAGCTCATAGGCCCTTAGAGCCTTGGGAAAGGCCCTAAGGCGCTCGCGGATGGCCTGGTCCGCCTCCGCGTAGAGTTTGGCCTTGGGGCTGGCAACGTGGACCACGCGTTCTCCCGTCATGGGCAACCTTTACTTTACACAAAAAGAAAGGGGCCTTAGGGGGCTAGGCCCCCCTATTCCAAGCCCTTTTACTCGCCCTTGAAGTTAGGGGGGCGTTTTTCCAAAAAGGCCCGCACCCCCTCCTTCATGTCCTCCGTGGCTGAGGCGTAACCGAAGAGGTCGGCCTCGATCTCCAAGGCCTCGGCCAGGTCCAGGCCTTCGCCCCGCACCACGCTCTCCTTGGCCAAGGCCAGGGCGATGGGGGCGTTCTTGAGGATCTTCTGGGCCAGCTTTTTGGCCTCCTCCAGGGCGTCCTCCCCTACCTGGTTCACCAGGCCCAGGGCCAAGGCCTCCTCCGCGGGCACGTGCCGCCCGGTGAAGATGAGGTCCAAGGCCCGGCCCCGCCCGATGAGGCGGGGCAGGCGCTGGGTGCCCCCAAAGCCGGGGATGAGGCCCAGGCCCACCTCGGGCAGGCCCAGCTTGGCCTCCTTGGAGGCCACCCGCAGGTCACAGGCCAGGGCCAGTTCCAGCCCCCCGCCCAGGGCGTACCCGTGGATGGCGGCGATGGTGGGCACCGGCAGGGCGGCGATCTCGGCAAAGACCTGCTGGCCCAAGAGGGCGTACTCCCGGGCCATGAAGGGGTCCTTGAGGGCGGCGATCTCCTTAAGGTCCGCCCCGGCGGCAAAGGCCTTGCCCTCCCCGGTGAAGATGACCACCCGGGCCTCGGGGTCTTGGTGGATCACCTCGGTCACCTCGGCCAGCTCCTGGAGCAGGTCCTGGGAGAGGGCGTTGAGGGCCTCGGGGCGCTTCAGCGTGACCAAGGCGATGCCGCCTTCCACCTCGTAGGCCAGGTGCTCAAACTCGGGTATCTCCAGGATGAACTCGTGCTCGTGCTCGTGGGCCATGGCTTACACCTCCAAGAGGGCCTCGAGGGCCACCTCCACCATACGCCTCACCCCCTCGGCCAGCACCTCTGGGGGGGCCAGCTCCGGGTCGCCGATGCGGTTGGAAACCGTCAGGAGGGCCCCGGCCTTCACCCCCCGGAGCTTGCCGATGAGGAAGAGGGCGCTGGCTTCCATCTCAAAGGCCAACACCCCGTAGCGGGCCCAGGCCTTGGCCCCTTCCGGGGTGGTGGCGTAAAAGGCGTCCTCCGTGGCCACCAGGCCCACGTGGTGGGGGTACCCCTTCTTGCGGGCTTGGTCCCAGAGGGCGCGAAAGAGCTCGGGATCGGGCAGGGGCGCGTAGGGACGGCCCTCCAGGTACTGCCGGGTAGCCCCGTCCAGGGGCACCGCCCCTTGGGCCACCACCAGGTCCCCAGGGGCCAAGGCCCCGTCCACCGCCCCACAGGTGCCCACCCGAAGGAGCACCCGGGCCCCCAGGCTCACCAGCTCCTCGGCCACGATGCTGGCCGAGGGTGCCCCCATGCCCGTGGTCTGCACGGAAACCCGTACCCCTCGGTAGCGGCCCGTATACCCCAGAAGGCCCCGGTAGGAGGTGTACTGGACGGGATCCTCCAGGAAGGTTTTGGCGATCCACTCCGCCCGCCCAGGGTCCCCGGGCAGGAGGACCCGCTCCGCCACCTCCCCCGGCTGGCCCCGCACGTGGATGGGACTCATACCGCCCCATCTTACCCCATACCCCCTAAAGCTTCAGGGCGGGGAACCCCTCCACCAGGGCCTCGTCGTGGGTGGCCAGGACCAAGGCCGCCCCCACCTCCTGGGCCAGCTCCTGGAGGAGGCGGAGCACCTCTCGGGCCTGGCGGCGGTCCAGGCTGGCCGTGGGCTCGTCCGCCAGGAGGAGGCGGGGCCTGAGGTAAAGGGCCCGGGCCACCGCTACCCGCTGGCGCTCCCCTCCGGAAAGCCTCTGGGGCAGGAAATGGGCCCGCCCCCCTAGGCCTAGCCGCCCCAAGAGGGCCAGGGCCCATCCCCGGTCCACCCGTCCTGCCAGGTAGCCGGGGGCGAGAACGTTCTCCAGGGCCGTGAGCTCGGGAAAGAGGAAGTGGTGCTGGAAGACCAGGCCCAAAAAGCTCAGGCGCCGCCGGGCCAAGGCCCCTTGGGATAAGCCCCGGAGGGGCTCGCCTTCCCAGTACACCTCCCCCTCCTGCAGGGGCAAAAGCCCGGCCAGGAGATGGAGCAAGGTGGTCTTGCCGCTTCCCGAAGGGCCCAGCACCGCCAAGGCCTCCCCCGGGGCAAGGCGGAAGGAAAGGTGGCGGAAGAGGAAACCATTCCCGTAGGCGAAGCCCAGGTCCTCCACCTGCAACACCGGCCGCACCCCCCCATCCTCTAGGCAAAGGATGAAGGTTCGGTTAGAGTAGGGCCGATGCCCGGCAACCCCCTGTTCCAGGACCTAACCCCGGAGGAGGAGGCCTTGGCCCGCACCTACTTCCAATCCCTGGCCTACCCCAAGGGGAAGCACGTCTTTCGGCAGGGGGACCTGGGGCAGAGCCTGTACCTGGTGGCGGAGGGACGGGTGCGCCTTTACCGCACCCACCTGGGGGGACAGGAGAAGACCCTGGGCCTCGTGGGGAAGGGAGGGGTCTTCGGGGAGATGAGCCTCCTGGACGGGGGGGAGCGGAGCGCCAGCGCCGTGGCCGAGGAGGACACCCTCCTCCTGGCCCTGCACCGCGAGGCCTACCTGGCCCTGATCCGCCGGGTTCCCCTTCTGGCCCACAACCTGGCCCGCATCCTGGCCCACCGGCTGCGGGAGCTCAACGTGGAGCTGGACCTTCTGGCCTTTGAGGAGGCGGAAAGCCGGGTGGCCTACGCCCTCCTCAAGCTCCTGCGGCTAGGTCACGGACCCCGGCTTCGCCTGCGCCACCAGGACCTGGCCGCCCTGGCCGGGGCCAGCCGGGAAACGGTCACCCGGGTGCTCCACGGGTTCAAACAGCGGGGCCTCCTCCGCCTCGCCCCGGGGGAGGTGGAGGTGCTGGACCCGGGACTCCTGGAGGAGGTGGCCTTCGGTCTGGCCTAAGCCCCCAAGGAGGTCGTGCGCGTGCGCCTGAAGGTGGATGTCCTGCCCACAGAGGAGCTGGTCTACCCGGATGTGGTCCTGGTGGTGGACGTGATCCGCGCCACCACCACCGCCGCTTGCCTCTTGGAGGCGGGGGCGGAGGCCCTGTACCTGGTAGCGGGCCTGGAGGCCGCCCGGGCCTTCAAGGACGAGGACGTGGTCCTGGCGGGGGAGGTGGGGGGGCTGAGGCCCCCGGGGTTTGACCTGGGCAACTCCCCCCGGGAGGCCCTCGAGGCCCCCGTGGGGGGCAAGGTGGTGGTCATGAGCACCACCAACGGCACCAAGGCCGCCCACGCCGCCGCCAGGACCGCCAAGCACGTCCTCCTGGCCTCCCTCTACAACGCCCACGCCGCCGCCAGGCTGGCCCGGGAGCTGGCCACGGAGGAGGTAGCCATCCTCTGCGCCGGCAAGGAGGGACGGGTGGGGCTGGACGACCTCTACACCGCCGGGGTGCTGGCGGAGTACCTGGGCCTGCTGGGGGAGGTGGAGCCCGAGGACGGGGCCCGCATCGCCCTGGCCGTCAAGCGGGCCTACCAGGACCCCCTGGAGGCCCTTTCCCTTTCCGCCGCCGCCCTGGCCCTGAAGGGGGTGGGCCTCGAGGGGGACGTGCCCTTCTGCGCCCAGGTGGCCAGGAGCGCCGCCGTCCCCCTGCTTACGGGCCGGGTGGGGGAGGCCCTTATCTTCAAGCGGGCCCTTCCCGGGCAAGGGATCTAACCCGACTCCGCCAATAGCCCATGGAAGCGGCGGATGGCAAGGATCCCCTTCTCCAGGTTCACCAGGTCAAACTTCTCGTTGGGGGCGTGGAGGTTGTCGTCGTTGAGGCCCAGGCCGAGGAGGACCACCGGCGCCCCCAAGGCCTCCTGGAGTTCCGCCACCACGGGGATGGTCCCTCCCTCCCGGGCGTAGACGGGAGGCCGCCCCCAGACCTCCTCCAGGGCCCGGGCCATGAGGCGCATGGGGGGGCTTTGGGGGTCGGTGAGGACGGGCTTACCCCCGTGGAGCCGCCGGACCTCCATCCGGTACCCCGGAGGGCAGAGGGCCTTCAGGTAGGCCTCGGCCAGGTCCGCCACCTCCTCGGGGTCCTGGTCCGGCACCAGGCGCATGGAGAGCTTCAGTCCGGCCTCGGCGGGGATCACCGTCTTGGAACCCTCCCCCTGGTAGCCGCCGAAGATGCCGTTGGGGTCCAGGGTGGGCCGGGCCCAAAGCCGCTCCAAGGGGGAGTACCCCTCCTCCCCGGGCAGGACCTCCACCCCCAGCTCCCCCTTTAGGGCCTCCTCGTCCAAGGGGGGCCAGAGGCGCTTCTCCTCCTCGGAAACGGGACGCACCCGGTCGTAGAAGCCGGGGATCAGGACCCTCCCCGTGGTCCCGTCCTTGAGGCGGGCCAGGATCCAGCCCAGGGCCTGGATGGGGTTAGGGGCCACCCCGCCGAAGGCCCCGGAGTGAAGGTCCCGCCGGGCCCCCTGGAGGCGCACCTCCAGGTAGCAAAGCCCCCGCAGGCCGTAGGTCAGGGTGGGGGTGTGGGGGGCGAACATGGCCCCGTCCGAAACCAGGACCACATCGGCCCGAAGCTTCTCCCGGTGGGCCCGCACGAAGGGAAGGAGGTGGGGGCTGCCGATCTCCTCCTCCCCTTCCACCAAAAACTTCAGGTTCACCCGGGCCTCCAGCCCCTCCAGGGCCGCCACGTGGGCCCAGAGCTGCCCCTTGTCGTCCGAGGCCCCTCGGGCGTAGACCCTACCCTCCCGCACCGTGGGGGAGAAGGGGGGGCTTTCCCAAAGCTCCAGGGGGTCGGGGGGCTGGACGTCGTAATGGCCGTAGACCAGGACCGTGGGGGCCTCGGGGTCCAGGAGGCGCTCGGCGTAGAGGATGGGGTGGAGGGGGGTTTCGTGGAGCTCGGACCGAAAGCCCAGGACCTCCAGCCGTTCCTTAAGCCAAAGGGCCGCCCGGCGGACGTCCTTCTGGTGGCGGGGGTCGGTGGATACCGAGGGGATGGAGAGGAACTCCAGCAGGGGCTCTAGCGCGCTCACGCCCCCATGCTACCCTCTTCGGCCAGGGTGCCCCCCTCCAGGAGGAGGAGCCTAAGCCGGGCCACCTCCCGCTCAAAGCGGGCCTGGAGGGCCTCGAGCTCGGAACGCAGCCGCATGATCTCCTCCACCCCCGCCAGGTTCACCCCAAGCTCCTGCGTCAGGCGCCGGATCTCCCTCAGCCGCTCAATGTCCCGCTCCGAGTAAAGCCGCGTCTTCCCCCCAGACCGCTTCGGCTTAATAAGCCCCTTCCGCTCGTAAAGCCGCAGGGTCTGCGGGTGCATCTCCACCAGCTCCGCCGCCACCGAGATCACGTACACCGGACGGTCCTTGTCCATGGTCTTTAGCCCCTCCCGCTAAAGCCTCCTAACCCTTCTCATTATAGAGTAGGGGTGAAGCCCAAGCGCAAGGAAGCTCTCCGGGCGGCCTCGAGGACCCTGGGGGCCAGGGCATGGGCCGCCTGGGGGGAAAGGCGGCTGGCCGGGGCGGAGAGGGAAAGGGCCGCCACCACCTCCCCCCCGGGGCCGAAGACGGGGGCGGCCACGCACCGCACCCCCAGCTCCTTTTCCTCGTTGTCCAGGGCGTAGCCCTGGCGCCGAACCCTCTCCAACTCCCTTAGAAGGTCCTCCCGGCGGGTCAGGGTGAAGGGGGTATAGGGGGTGAGGGGAAGCCCCTCGGGCACCCCGCGGTAGGCCAGGAGGACCTTGCCTACCCCCGTGGCGTGCAGGGGGGCACGGGAGCCGGGGGCGGTGAAGAGGCGGACCAGCTTGGTTCCCTCCGCCTGGTCCAGGTACAGGGCCTCCATCCCCGCCGGCACCGCCAGGTTCACGCTCTCCCCGGTTTCCGCTGCCAGGGCCTCCATCTCGGGCCGAACCGCCTGCAGCAGGCTCTTCCTGAGATAGGCTTGGCCCACGGCGAAGGCCCGGGGGCCTACCCGGTACACCCCCTCTACCTCCTCCACGAAGCCCAGGCGGACCAGGGCCTGGAGGAGGCGGTACAGGGTGCTCTTGGAAAGCCCCGTCCTCCTGGCCAGGGGGGAAAGCCCCCCCTCCCCCAGTTCCGCCAGGGCCTCCAGCACCTTTAGGCCCCGCTCCAGGGTTTTCACCTCCCCAGCTCCCCGTTCCCTGGGCCTCGGCATGAATCCCAAGCTAGCATCTCCCAAGGTGTTTTTCAACAGACGAAAAACCATTTCGTCCCTTGACAAATCCCGCCGGCCTCCCGTAGGCTCAGGCCACCATGAAAGGCGTGGAGATCACCAAGGACCATCCCCTCCTCCAGGAGGTGCTCACCGAGGAGGCCCTGGGCTTCGTGGTGGCCTTGCAGCGGGAGTTCAACCCCGTGCGCAAGGCGCTTTTAGAGCGGCGCCAGGCCCTTTGGGAAAGGTATAGGGCCGGGGAGAAGCCCGACTTCCTCCCGGAGACGGCCTTCGTGCGGGGAGGAAGCTGGCAGGTGGCCGAGGCCCCAAAGGACCTCAATGACCGCCGGGTGGAGATCACCGGCCCCGTGGACCGGAAGATGATCGTGAACGCCCTGAACTCGGGGGCCAAGGTCTTCATGGCCGACTTTGAGGACGCCCTCTCCCCCACCTGGGACAACGTCATCCAGGGGCAGAAGAACCTGATGGACGCCGTCCGCCGCCAGATTGATTTCGTCTCCCCCGAGGGGAAGGCCTACCGCCTCAAGGAGGAGGTAGCCACCCTGGTGGTTCGCCCCCGGGGGTGGCACCTGGTGGAAAAGCATGTCCGGGTAGACGGGGAGCCCATCTCCGCCAGCCTCTTTGACTTCGGCCTTTACTTCTTCCACAACGCCCACGAGCTGGTCCGAAGGGGCAGCGGGCCCTACTTCTACCTGCCCAAAATGGAAAGCCACCTCGAGGCCCGCCTCTGGAACCAGGTCTTCAACTTCGCCCAGGACTACGTGGGCCTCCCCCGGGGGACCATCCGGGCCACCGTCCTCATTGAGACCATCCTGGCGGCCTTTGAGATGGAGGAGATCCTCTACGAGCTCAAGGAACACGCCGCCGGGCTCAACGCGGGCCGCTGGGACTACATCTTCAGCTGCATCAAGAAGTTCGCCACCACCGCCCCCATCTTCCCCGACCGGGCCCAGGTGACCATGACCGTGCCCTTCATGAAGGCCTACACCGAGCTCCTGGTCAAGTCCTGCCACATCCACGGGGCCCACGCCATCGGGGGGATGGCGGCCTTTATCCCCTCCCGCAAGGACCCCGAGGTGAACGAGCGGGCCTTCCAGCAGGTGCGGGCCGACAAGGAGCGGGAAGCGGGCCAGGGGTTTGACGGCACCTGGGTGGCCCACCCCGACCTGGTGCCCGTGGCCATGGAGGTCTTTGACCGCCACCTGGGGGATAGGCCCCACCAGAAGCACGTGAAGCGGGAGGAGGTGCAAGTGACGGCCCAGGACCTCCTGGACTTCCACGTGCCCGGGGGCAAGGTGACGGAGGCCGGCCTTAGGAACAACATCTCCGTGGCCCTGCAGTACCTCAACCAGTGGCTTTTGGGCAACGGGGCCGCCGCCATCTTCAACCTCATGGAGGACGCGGCCACCGCCGAGATCTCCCGGGCCCAGCTCTGGCAGTGGGTCCACCGGGGGGCCACCCTGGAGGATGGCCGCACGGTCACCCCCGAGCTTTACCAGAAGGTCAAGGAGGAGGAGCTGGAGAAGCTGGGGGGAAGGGAGGTGGGCCGCTACAAGGAGGCGGAGGAGATCCTGGACAGGCTGGTCCTCTCGGAGACCTTCGTGGAGTTCCTCACCCTGGTGGCCTACGAGTACATTGACTAGAACCCCAAGGGAATAGCCCCCTTGCCGTAGAGTAGAACCATGGGATTTCTGGAGGAGCTAAGGGCCCTTTTCCCCCCGGGCAGGGTTCTCACCCAGGGGGCGGCCCTGGCCCCCTATGAGTCCGACGCCCTCACCGCCTACCGCCAGCGCCCCCTGGCGGTGGTCCTCCCCGAAAGGAAGGAGGAGGTGGTCCAGACCGTGCGGCTTTGCCACCGCTACGGGGTCCCCTTCGTGGCCCGGGGAAGCGGCACCAGCCTTTCGGGGGGGTCCCTGCCCGTGGAGGGGGGGATCGTCCTGGCCCTCAACCGCATGAACCGCATCCTGCGCCTGGACCCCCAGGCCATGGTGGCCGTGGTGGAACCCGGGGTGGTGAACCTGGAGGTCTCCCGCCAGGCCGCCCCCTTCGGCCTCTACTACGCCCCCGACCCTTCCAGCCAGCCCGTCTCCACCCTAGGGGGGAACGTGGCCTTCAACTCCGGGGGGGCCCACTGCCTGAAGTACGGCATGACCGCCAACCACGTGTTGGGCCTCGAGGTGGTCACCCCCGAAGGGGAGGTGGTGCGGCTGGGCGGGGAAGGCCTGGAGGGGGTGGGGCCCGACCTCCACGGCTTCTTTGTGGGCACGGAGGGGCTTTTGGGGGTGGCGGTGGAGATCACCTTAAGGCTCCTCCCCAAGCCCGAGGCCTACCACACCCTTCTCGCCGCCTACGGGAGCCTGGAAGGGGCCGGGGAGGCGGTGAGCCTGGTCATCCGGCGGGGCCTCCTCCCGGGGGCCATGGAGATCATGGACCGCCTAGCCATTGAGGCGGCGGAGGCCGCGGTCCAGGCCGGCTACCCCAAGGCGGAAGCCCTCCTCATCGTGGAACTGGAAGGCCCTAAGGAGGAGGTGGCCGAGGAGGCCCTGGTCCTGGAGGAGGTGATCCGGGAAAGCGGGGCCCTGGAGGTGCGGGTGGCCGGAAGCGAGGCCGAGCGCCAAGCCATCTGGAAGGGCAGGAAGGCAGCCTTCAGCGCCGTGGGCCGCCTCTCCCCCGACTACCTGGTCCAGGACGGGGTGGTGCCCCGAAGCCGCCTGGCGGAGGCCTTGAGGGAGATCGGCCGGCTCTCCCAGGCCTACGGCCTGCGGGTGGCCAACGTCTTCCACGCCGGGGATGGCAACCTCCACCCCCTGGTCCTCTACGACGGCAAGAAACCCGGGGAGCTGGAAAGGGCCGAGGCCCTGGCCGGGGAGATCCTGCGGCTTTGCGTGCGGCTTGGGGGCTCCCTTACCGGGGAGCACGGCATCGGGGTGGAGAAGAAGGGGTACATGCCCGAGATGTTCGCTCCGGAGGACCTCCTGGCCATGGAAGGGGTCAAGAAGGCCCTGGACCCCAAGGGCCTGGCCAACCGGGGCAAGGTCTTGCCGGAGGTGGCCCGTGCCGGAGGTTAGGGCGACCAGCGTGGCCGAGGTCCAGGAGGCCGTGCGCCTCTACCCGCGCCTGAGGCCCAGAGGCGGGGGGAGCAAGCCCGCCCTCTCCACCCCCCGGGAGGGGGAGGTGGGGCTGGACCTCTCGGGGCTAAGGGGCCTCCTGGAGTACACCCCAGAGGAGTTCGTCTTCACCGCCTACGCGGGCACACCCCTTTCCGAGGTGGAGGAGGCCCTGAAGGCCCACGGCCAGTACCTCCCCTTCCACCCGCCCCTGAAGGGCAGGGGGGCCACCCTAGGGGGCACGGTGGCCAGCGGGCTTTCCGGCCCCATGCGCTACCGCTTCGGCGGGCTG encodes:
- a CDS encoding long-chain fatty acid--CoA ligase, translating into MHPWYAHYDPGVPQEAPKPWLLTELLRENARRYPEKVALEFLGRSISYQRLWRQVEAFARGLQEAGLEPGERVAIMLPNSPQFVIAFFGTLLAGGVAVNTNPMYTPRELRHQLLDSGAKALVILDLLLPRYQEVKAEAPVEVLVRTGIQDYLPFPKNLLYPLTLKRKGQWPKELEGIPWRAFLKAWKPEPVALDLDDLALLQYTGGTTGVAKGAMLTHRNLSTNALQVRAWIPDFREGEEVVLGAIPFFHVYGMTVAMNLALLGAAKLVLLPRPEIKPIVEAIEKHGVTLFPGVPTLYVAFNNFPGIEGRSLKSIRACISGSAPLPLEVAERFEKLTGAKLVEGYGLTEASPVTHCNPLYGPRKLGSVGLPFPGVEAKVVDEEGKELPPGEVGELILKGPNVMKGYWNRPEESQKTLKDGWLFTGDLAKMDPDGYFYIVDRKKDMIIAGGYNIYPREVEEVLYQHPAVQEAAVVGVPDPYRGETVAAFIVLKDEYKGKVSEKDIETFCRQNLAAYKVPRILQFRDTLPKSSVGKILKRELAKEVPRRA
- a CDS encoding DUF2267 domain-containing protein; amino-acid sequence: MSATGLEVFDTTLHKTHAWLKAIMEALGLEDRHRAYMALRAVLHALRDRLPVEEVAQLGAELPMLVRGLYYEGWDPTGKPLKERHKEEFLAHVARELRTPSGPALDPEAAARAVFQVLAQKVSEGEIRDVQNLLPKELRELWPR
- a CDS encoding phosphohydrolase is translated as MTGERVVHVASPKAKLYAEADQAIRERLRAFPKALRAYELLIQDPEARAGWNMANYLTMRKLGYNDHGRVHALLTGAASVAILGLLAEAGVRLDTLESGAGELEDAYVVVLLSTMLHDLGNQVHREHHEAFGVTLALPILNRILEKIYPDPEQRTALRALILHGIHSHDLNPEPLTVEAGVTAVADGTDITKGRGRKAFALGSIDIHSISALAVDEVRILKGEKVPVEIQVTMNNSAGIFQVEETLTKKVLRSPLRPYVTVVAMTGEGGQDQRIVHRVRLHETEDRFVLD
- a CDS encoding enoyl-CoA hydratase/isomerase family protein, encoding MAHEHEHEFILEIPEFEHLAYEVEGGIALVTLKRPEALNALSQDLLQELAEVTEVIHQDPEARVVIFTGEGKAFAAGADLKEIAALKDPFMAREYALLGQQVFAEIAALPVPTIAAIHGYALGGGLELALACDLRVASKEAKLGLPEVGLGLIPGFGGTQRLPRLIGRGRALDLIFTGRHVPAEEALALGLVNQVGEDALEEAKKLAQKILKNAPIALALAKESVVRGEGLDLAEALEIEADLFGYASATEDMKEGVRAFLEKRPPNFKGE
- a CDS encoding purine-nucleoside phosphorylase: MSPIHVRGQPGEVAERVLLPGDPGRAEWIAKTFLEDPVQYTSYRGLLGYTGRYRGVRVSVQTTGMGAPSASIVAEELVSLGARVLLRVGTCGAVDGALAPGDLVVAQGAVPLDGATRQYLEGRPYAPLPDPELFRALWDQARKKGYPHHVGLVATEDAFYATTPEGAKAWARYGVLAFEMEASALFLIGKLRGVKAGALLTVSNRIGDPELAPPEVLAEGVRRMVEVALEALLEV
- a CDS encoding ABC transporter ATP-binding protein, whose amino-acid sequence is MRPVLQVEDLGFAYGNGFLFRHLSFRLAPGEALAVLGPSGSGKTTLLHLLAGLLPLQEGEVYWEGEPLRGLSQGALARRRLSFLGLVFQHHFLFPELTALENVLAPGYLAGRVDRGWALALLGRLGLGGRAHFLPQRLSGGERQRVAVARALYLRPRLLLADEPTASLDRRQAREVLRLLQELAQEVGAALVLATHDEALVEGFPALKL
- a CDS encoding Crp/Fnr family transcriptional regulator, coding for MPGNPLFQDLTPEEEALARTYFQSLAYPKGKHVFRQGDLGQSLYLVAEGRVRLYRTHLGGQEKTLGLVGKGGVFGEMSLLDGGERSASAVAEEDTLLLALHREAYLALIRRVPLLAHNLARILAHRLRELNVELDLLAFEEAESRVAYALLKLLRLGHGPRLRLRHQDLAALAGASRETVTRVLHGFKQRGLLRLAPGEVEVLDPGLLEEVAFGLA
- a CDS encoding 2-phosphosulfolactate phosphatase, which produces MRLKVDVLPTEELVYPDVVLVVDVIRATTTAACLLEAGAEALYLVAGLEAARAFKDEDVVLAGEVGGLRPPGFDLGNSPREALEAPVGGKVVVMSTTNGTKAAHAAARTAKHVLLASLYNAHAAARLARELATEEVAILCAGKEGRVGLDDLYTAGVLAEYLGLLGEVEPEDGARIALAVKRAYQDPLEALSLSAAALALKGVGLEGDVPFCAQVARSAAVPLLTGRVGEALIFKRALPGQGI
- a CDS encoding dipeptidase, encoding MSALEPLLEFLSIPSVSTDPRHQKDVRRAALWLKERLEVLGFRSELHETPLHPILYAERLLDPEAPTVLVYGHYDVQPPDPLELWESPPFSPTVREGRVYARGASDDKGQLWAHVAALEGLEARVNLKFLVEGEEEIGSPHLLPFVRAHREKLRADVVLVSDGAMFAPHTPTLTYGLRGLCYLEVRLQGARRDLHSGAFGGVAPNPIQALGWILARLKDGTTGRVLIPGFYDRVRPVSEEEKRLWPPLDEEALKGELGVEVLPGEEGYSPLERLWARPTLDPNGIFGGYQGEGSKTVIPAEAGLKLSMRLVPDQDPEEVADLAEAYLKALCPPGYRMEVRRLHGGKPVLTDPQSPPMRLMARALEEVWGRPPVYAREGGTIPVVAELQEALGAPVVLLGLGLNDDNLHAPNEKFDLVNLEKGILAIRRFHGLLAESG
- a CDS encoding IclR family transcriptional regulator, coding for MPRPRERGAGEVKTLERGLKVLEALAELGEGGLSPLARRTGLSKSTLYRLLQALVRLGFVEEVEGVYRVGPRAFAVGQAYLRKSLLQAVRPEMEALAAETGESVNLAVPAGMEALYLDQAEGTKLVRLFTAPGSRAPLHATGVGKVLLAYRGVPEGLPLTPYTPFTLTRREDLLRELERVRRQGYALDNEEKELGVRCVAAPVFGPGGEVVAALSLSAPASRLSPQAAHALAPRVLEAARRASLRLGFTPTL
- the aceB gene encoding malate synthase A, yielding MKGVEITKDHPLLQEVLTEEALGFVVALQREFNPVRKALLERRQALWERYRAGEKPDFLPETAFVRGGSWQVAEAPKDLNDRRVEITGPVDRKMIVNALNSGAKVFMADFEDALSPTWDNVIQGQKNLMDAVRRQIDFVSPEGKAYRLKEEVATLVVRPRGWHLVEKHVRVDGEPISASLFDFGLYFFHNAHELVRRGSGPYFYLPKMESHLEARLWNQVFNFAQDYVGLPRGTIRATVLIETILAAFEMEEILYELKEHAAGLNAGRWDYIFSCIKKFATTAPIFPDRAQVTMTVPFMKAYTELLVKSCHIHGAHAIGGMAAFIPSRKDPEVNERAFQQVRADKEREAGQGFDGTWVAHPDLVPVAMEVFDRHLGDRPHQKHVKREEVQVTAQDLLDFHVPGGKVTEAGLRNNISVALQYLNQWLLGNGAAAIFNLMEDAATAEISRAQLWQWVHRGATLEDGRTVTPELYQKVKEEELEKLGGREVGRYKEAEEILDRLVLSETFVEFLTLVAYEYID